The Mangifera indica cultivar Alphonso chromosome 12, CATAS_Mindica_2.1, whole genome shotgun sequence DNA window GTATAAGATTCTTTCTAGTAGTTTGTAATTGACaatgaaaatgtaatttgtaTAGGTTTCAGAAGTCCCAGTTTCATCATCGGGACAATTCAAAGAGAAACCATGGATTTAATAATAACCATAAAGCAAAAGGTTTGTGGTTGTTTGATTTTAAGTTCTCCATAAAgtaaaaacaatttgaaaatatatcacTGTGGAGTTTGACATGATTTGTGGTGCCATTGCTATTATCATCTACTAGCTTTATGGGCACATACAAGAATTATGTAGCCAAATAAAGTCCACTAAGAAGTCTACTTTTCAGGAAGTGAAATTATTCTTTGATGAGATCAATATATGTTGGTTTATGGCTGTGTCTTGAGGGAGGAGGAGCAAATCTGTGCATGGACACCTGCATCATTAACATGTGTTTTTCTGCTATGTATGGTGGATATTCCTTACAGAAAATAAATTTCACTTTTCACAGGACATGGCAATGAGATGACAGCAAAATTTGGTCGGGCTAATCATATGAACCAACCAAAGGAAAATAAAAGGTAATCATATGTTTATTTCAATTAGGGAGAAAACTCTATTGAATTTTACTGTTATTCTGACACAAAAAATGCAAATAGAGGTTATGTATGGACAATTAGATAGGTGTAACAATAGGATCTTACTTCATTTAGCTGAATAGTAACTCTATCTTGCCCATATTGAGGCTTGAGATTATTTTAGGCATTTAGGAAAATATCATAGCACTTCAACAATTGTTTCAATTAAGGTAAAGCTTTTAATTGCCAAATCAGTTTTAAATTGAGCAACGATAAAAAAATCATCAAGGTGACTGTATAGTTTAACCTTTCCAGTTGCATGGAAATTTATATATCTCCTAATAAACTGCCAATTTTTCTTGAAGTTATTGATTTGGAAGTGCATTTAAATAGTTCCTTAccttaaaaatacttttatatggGTGATTGTCACAGTATTCATAGGTACTCTTTTCCCATGGGATACTCTTGTATCTTTTATTTAGGCCATGAATTTGTGTCGAATAAAAACTGATTAGAGAACTAAGAGGCTTTATTTGGTGCTacattcctttttattttttattggtgGGCTCTATTAAGTATAAAGGTTGTGAATCTCATTTTCTAGGTAACTCCTAGCATACTTTTAGTGCTAAATTTGTAATCATTTCACTTATAAAGTGAAGTTATTACTGATTTAGCACTTTGATTCTGTTGACAAGAAAACCAAATACAAGTATGCTAAAAGTTCAAGGATCTAATGTTTAAAGCCTCAAGGTCCTAATGATTGGTTGCCAATATAATAAGCATGAAGTTGCATTCAACAAGATTGACCAAGCAAACAGAAAGGGAGAAGCTGAATGCTTAAACCTTGCATTCGTTCCATTAATGTTTGGATATAAACTTGTATTacctctttttaatttattcctgAGAATGTAGTTTGTCTATGTGCTctcattattttctctctatatggtttttttatatatctaactGGTTACTACTTTGCTTCACATGGATGtgcttttcattttttataattagaaaatctcTTGCTTTGGCCTATACTGAAAAAGAAATCCAACAATGGTGTGAAGAGCGTAGGAAGAACTACCCAACAAAGGCCAATGTTGAGAAGGTTAGAGTAACTGCTATCTCTGTCATCTGTGTTTCATATTGAGACAAGTGTTCTGATTGTTGACTTTATCATTTGTAGAAGTTGAGTAAAAAACAGTTGAACTCCGAGATCATTGATAGAGAGGCCAAAATACGACGTGAGGTGAACTTATTTATCTTTctcttattaataaaagttataatGCTCTTTTTTAAAGATGCATATATATAGTTCTTTTTCCTTGTTCTGTGTTGTATTCATTTTTTAGCAAGTTCGAGCAAAGTACATATTTCTCACTTACACAACAATGAAAAAACATGATTAACGAGTTAATGGAGTTCTTCCCCTTATCAATTGGGCTGGAGATGTTGAGGAAAACCTAAATCTCTTGCTAAGCATGCATCGTAATATTTAAAAGATGGATTATTTGTTATGTATGATTTGTCTGTTCTTTTCATGCTGGGATTCTTCTGTTGTACCCATTTCTAAACACAGTTCTAGTAGTTGGTTGCCACTTGATGTTATCACTTTAATTAGTGTGTCCTACAATTTTTCAGTACATTGTTTATTGCTTTGGTGTTGACAGTTAACCTGGAGTTTCTAATAGTCACCTTTGATAGGCATTTGGTCTTTACATATATTGGGATGAGCAAATTTCTAAGTATCATCAGTAACAATTGCAATGGAAAATAGAGTTCCACTAGTACAAATTGCAATAGATATGTACAAATTGCTAAATACTCTTCTTGCTGATATTAATACTTGCCTTAGAAGTAGAAAATGGCTTTTAGTGAAAAAATGAGTAAGGTCCCCTTTCAAATAGGTAATGCTGATTAGAATTCTGcattttctcataaattgaCATCTAAATAAACATTTGTGGTGTATGCCTCTCAGTTTCTTCTCTATTAATATCTTGGCATCTCTTGATAAACTGGATATTTGTCTGCAGCAACTCAAGGATATCTTGACAAAGCAGGCTGAGTTGGGAGTTGAAGTTGCAGAAATACCATCACATTATCTTTTGGACTCTGAGAAACCTGTGCATGGAAGGGAGGAGTATACGAAGTCTTTTAATAATAGGAAATTTCAAAATAGATATGATAAGAGAGGGAGATATAACAAAAAAGACCTATTTGCTAAGAAGCAAAAGTTAGATGACAGGAATTCACCTAACACTTCTTCTTTCAACAAGAAGAAGCCAACACTTCTGCAGAAGCTTCTAAGTGCAGATATTAGGAAAGACAAAAGACATTTGTTACAAGTTTTTAGGTTCATGGTGATGAATTCCTTTTTCAAAGATTGGCCAGAGAAGCCTTTGAAATTTCCCTTGGTTCTAGTTAAAGAAAGTGGTTCTACAAGTGTGGTGGCTGAAGAGAAATCATTGCTCATAGATAATGATGCTTCCGAACACAGCAGCAGAGCCACAGCTGAAAACtttgaatatgaaaataatgaaaatgatgataACAAGGCAAGGCAGAATCGAAACACCCAAGCttttgaagatgatgatgatgatagtgAGGATGATAAAAAACATGATGAGGATGGTGATGGTGACGATGACGGTGATGATGACAATGAAAATGATATAGATGAGCAAATGGATTATAATGTTAAAGTAAAGGGTAAGATTGCTGCAGAGTGTAATAGACCTGAGGAGGAAGAAGGAGAAATCATTGACTAGGTTATATCTCTGTCTTGATCTTTCTATGtttaatgtattatatatactGTGTGTCATAAATTTGTTGAGGCTTTTGGGTTCAGATTTAGTGACAACCAGGAGCTCAATTTTGCCAAACCTTGATTGGGAAGGATTGACTGACCAGATGAATGAGGAATAAAAC harbors:
- the LOC123193474 gene encoding probable ATP-dependent helicase PF08_0048, which gives rise to MQPHFNSFPHQIQSNSSTPQLPHQGFSSNMLQNSVPLQPQMGFLKPQFPFNLGNGQPTPMPNVQAPLITQPTFMNAQNPYVFSQNNHLGMLQLPPMSQPQHKLNNVPMLPVPGQMFGSNLSNLHFSQNMALQNLNQLVSMQMANPAFLGNPQFGLVHGNGVGQNVNQNQQNLVQPVMDASGSISLPSSGAQQNQNSQPSVFARSQGKSFRNGQGNASNTNWKNGPRKNFVRNPRREQSQGFQKSQFHHRDNSKRNHGFNNNHKAKGHGNEMTAKFGRANHMNQPKENKRKSLALAYTEKEIQQWCEERRKNYPTKANVEKKLSKKQLNSEIIDREAKIRREQLKDILTKQAELGVEVAEIPSHYLLDSEKPVHGREEYTKSFNNRKFQNRYDKRGRYNKKDLFAKKQKLDDRNSPNTSSFNKKKPTLLQKLLSADIRKDKRHLLQVFRFMVMNSFFKDWPEKPLKFPLVLVKESGSTSVVAEEKSLLIDNDASEHSSRATAENFEYENNENDDNKARQNRNTQAFEDDDDDSEDDKKHDEDGDGDDDGDDDNENDIDEQMDYNVKVKGKIAAECNRPEEEEGEIID